In one window of Methanolobus mangrovi DNA:
- the cofG gene encoding 7,8-didemethyl-8-hydroxy-5-deazariboflavin synthase subunit CofG, producing MDEFVTFCRNVFVPVTNVCRNKCTYCTFRREPDDPQAQLMQIEEIIPILEQGKKAGCTEVLFTFGEYAEEIPQYKEWLKDIGYSSTVDYICELCKIAIDIGLLPHTNAGVLNYMELEKLKPLNSSMGLMLETTAYIAAHEGSPGKEPSRRIKTIRYAGELHIPFTTGILVGIGETLDDRINSLLSIAELHEEYGHIQEVIIQNFTPKPDTLMAKVAAPTEEEMMQVILIAREILPNDVAIQVAPNLIDPHLLIQCGANDLGGISPTTIDWINPEAEWPSVSELNEMVHEVSLKERLPIYPQYIKKGWYSDTLKDLINDLSDEEGYRKT from the coding sequence ATGGATGAATTTGTCACATTTTGCCGAAATGTCTTCGTACCTGTAACAAATGTTTGCAGGAATAAATGCACATACTGCACATTCAGGCGTGAGCCCGACGATCCGCAGGCACAACTGATGCAGATAGAGGAGATAATCCCAATCCTTGAGCAGGGGAAAAAAGCAGGATGCACAGAGGTTCTTTTTACTTTTGGGGAATATGCGGAAGAAATTCCACAGTATAAGGAATGGTTAAAGGATATTGGCTATTCCAGTACAGTAGATTATATTTGCGAACTCTGTAAAATTGCAATCGACATAGGGCTTTTACCACACACCAATGCAGGCGTATTGAACTATATGGAACTGGAAAAACTAAAACCCTTAAATTCCAGTATGGGTCTGATGCTTGAAACAACTGCATATATTGCTGCTCATGAAGGATCACCGGGAAAAGAACCTTCCAGGAGAATCAAGACAATACGTTATGCAGGAGAGCTGCACATTCCTTTTACAACGGGCATACTTGTAGGTATTGGCGAAACCCTTGACGACAGGATCAATTCCCTGTTGTCTATTGCAGAATTACACGAAGAGTATGGCCACATACAGGAAGTGATCATACAGAACTTCACACCCAAACCGGATACCTTGATGGCAAAAGTGGCTGCACCTACCGAAGAGGAAATGATGCAGGTTATATTGATAGCCAGGGAAATTCTTCCGAATGACGTCGCCATCCAGGTTGCACCGAATCTTATTGACCCTCATCTGTTGATACAATGTGGTGCCAATGACCTTGGAGGAATTTCCCCGACAACCATTGACTGGATAAATCCGGAGGCAGAATGGCCCAGTGTATCGGAACTAAATGAAATGGTTCACGAAGTCTCACTAAAAGAAAGGTTGCCGATATATCCACAGTACATTAAAAAAGGCTGGTACAGCGATACTCTGAAAGACCTTATAAATGATCTTTCAGACGAAGAGGGTTATCGGAAAACATGA